CTCTTAAAGCCGTAGGCATTTCGTTTAATAACTTTCGATTTATTATTTATCCCTTCTAAAAAGCCGTTAGAGTAACCGTAACTGAAGCTATTCAATATCTCTACTTGCCAATTCTTAAAGGTTTGAATTGCCTTAATAAACGCAGGAATATTTGATTCTTCTACCTGCTTGTAGAATTCAAATAATTTTTCTTTTATTTCTTTTATGTCATTCGTTTTTTTGGCCCAGTCTAACCATTTACAATAAGCTTCTTTAAGTATGTATGCTTGTTTTAAAACATCTGACATTCCGAGATAACGATTTAAGTACCAGCGATCCTTTTCCTTTAATTTCTCTTTTCTCTTATACAATACATGCCGCATCCTTTTACACTGTTTGCGATCATAAGCATGCCATTCTTTCTGAACGATTCTACGAACCTCGTCTAAGGCCCAGTAAATATAACGACTATAGTGAAATCGATCGGCCACGATTACAGGTCGACTTAATGCCTTTTTAACGGCTTCTTTAAAATGAGGGTTCATATCCATCACTACGACATTAACCGAGCTACCAAATTTTCTTAAGTAATCTTTAATTGTATTTTTACGACGGTTGGGTAAGATATCAAGCGGTTCATGTGTTTCTGCATTCGCAATAATGAGCTGATAAGTTCCTGCATCTGTATCGCCCTTATATTCATCAATAGCGATATGCTTAGGTAATTCAACTCCATTAGCCAATTTATCATTTAAAACAGAATCAAACCTACGAATAATTGTTGTAATTGATGTCCCTAAAACTTCAGCAGTCTCCTTAAATGTTTTTCCTTTAATAGCTTTTATACGTGCTACTTGATTCCATTCTTTCGAATATTGTTGGTATCTCTCCACAAATGGATTATCTTCAGAAAAACGCTTTCCACAATCACAAACATAACGGCGGCGTTTATAAAAAATCATTGATAGCCGCTCAAACCATTTTAAATGCTTTATCTTTTGTATACGATAATCATGAACCTTTGAAGTTAGATTTCCACAAACAGGACATTTATGTTCTTTCCTAGGCATCATTACATATAATGCTATTCGATCCTCAACATTCTCAACTTTATGAATCTCTACACCTTCAAATCCTGGAATCTTCATGTTAAAATACATATGCACAGGTCGCCTCTTTTCGCTTGTTTCTCGTCAATTCAAG
Above is a genomic segment from Lysinibacillus sp. PLM2 containing:
- a CDS encoding ISL3 family transposase, with the translated sequence MHMYFNMKIPGFEGVEIHKVENVEDRIALYVMMPRKEHKCPVCGNLTSKVHDYRIQKIKHLKWFERLSMIFYKRRRYVCDCGKRFSEDNPFVERYQQYSKEWNQVARIKAIKGKTFKETAEVLGTSITTIIRRFDSVLNDKLANGVELPKHIAIDEYKGDTDAGTYQLIIANAETHEPLDILPNRRKNTIKDYLRKFGSSVNVVVMDMNPHFKEAVKKALSRPVIVADRFHYSRYIYWALDEVRRIVQKEWHAYDRKQCKRMRHVLYKRKEKLKEKDRWYLNRYLGMSDVLKQAYILKEAYCKWLDWAKKTNDIKEIKEKLFEFYKQVEESNIPAFIKAIQTFKNWQVEILNSFSYGYSNGFLEGINNKSKVIKRNAYGFKRFEHYKGKILLSNQYKEIGVHLG